Proteins encoded in a region of the Treponema sp. J25 genome:
- the obgE gene encoding GTPase ObgE, which produces MQKFADEAIIEVSSGNGGNGCVAFRREKYVPFGGPAGGDGGRGGSVIFEVRRNLRTLSHLRYQQVFRAENGRDGEGSQRHGRDGADVIIPVPPGTILRDAETGELIRDFGKDESPFLFLKGGNGGWGNVHFKSSTNQAPRKALPGQKGQTRRVRVELHIIADIGLVGFPNAGKSSLLDRCTNARPKIAPYPFTTKIPNLGVLHLEERDIVLADIPGLIEGASRGAGLGFRFLKHVGRAAGLAFLIDLSDDSYETAFDVLLTELRNYSPLLAEKKRILVGTKLDLPETETRLLRLQQKYPTERVLGISVFSGVGLPELYREFLRLVHELERPKGDRW; this is translated from the coding sequence ATGCAAAAATTTGCGGATGAAGCAATCATAGAAGTAAGTTCTGGAAATGGGGGAAATGGCTGTGTCGCTTTCCGGCGGGAAAAATATGTCCCCTTTGGAGGCCCCGCTGGAGGGGATGGTGGTCGGGGAGGTTCGGTTATTTTTGAGGTGCGCCGAAACCTCCGTACCCTCTCTCATCTTCGGTATCAGCAGGTGTTTCGGGCTGAAAATGGCAGGGATGGAGAAGGTTCCCAGCGCCATGGGCGGGATGGGGCGGATGTTATTATTCCTGTGCCACCGGGGACGATTCTTCGGGATGCGGAGACCGGCGAATTGATCCGGGATTTTGGGAAAGACGAGAGTCCCTTTCTTTTCCTGAAAGGAGGAAACGGTGGTTGGGGCAATGTGCATTTTAAGTCCTCTACCAATCAGGCTCCCCGCAAAGCCCTGCCCGGTCAAAAGGGGCAAACCCGGCGGGTGCGGGTAGAACTCCATATCATAGCTGATATTGGGTTGGTGGGATTCCCCAATGCGGGGAAATCAAGCCTTCTTGACCGTTGTACCAACGCCCGTCCCAAGATAGCCCCCTATCCGTTTACGACGAAAATCCCGAATTTGGGGGTCCTCCACCTGGAAGAGCGGGATATTGTTCTCGCGGACATTCCTGGGCTTATAGAAGGGGCCTCCCGCGGTGCGGGCCTTGGTTTTCGTTTTTTAAAGCATGTAGGGCGAGCCGCAGGACTTGCCTTTCTGATCGATCTCTCCGATGATAGCTATGAAACCGCTTTTGATGTACTTCTTACGGAGCTAAGAAACTATTCTCCCCTTCTGGCAGAGAAAAAACGGATCCTGGTGGGTACCAAGTTGGATCTGCCAGAAACGGAAACACGGCTTCTCCGTTTGCAACAAAAGTATCCCACTGAACGGGTCCTCGGGATTTCGGTGTTTTCAGGGGTAGGCTTGCCGGAGCTCTATCGAGAATTCCTTCGTCTGGTTCATGAATTAGAACGTCCAAAGGGAGATCGGTGGTGA
- the nadD gene encoding nicotinate (nicotinamide) nucleotide adenylyltransferase, whose translation MKLAVYGGSFNPFHYGHRSLVEGVLRLGRYDRILVIPTYQSPLKEPHGGASWEDRLDMLNAALVGYPSVTVDLCEIRRGGISYTIDTIRDIEARYQPEGPIGLVMGDDALLGFHRWKEASLLAEKVEFLVGRREITEGTQNFPYSVRMLPTEVVPIASRDIRERIASGKSWKHLVPCRVASIIEQRGLYGASSLQERSRYYGNLDETLLDFLEDLLRSWLDGERYVHSKNVALLASEMAAHFGLDAPRAYLAGLSHDMCKAFSTDRLISLAQEDGFPVGVLEQKKPPLLHGRAAAVLLSKTFAITDEEVLDAIRSHTFGNPRMGPLAQVLYIADKIEPSRPFVSPFSKSWRSFSHLEDLFRSVFLENIQYLQQKNHMIHEDSMELLAQLTGGKTYVPH comes from the coding sequence GTGAAACTGGCGGTGTACGGGGGAAGTTTTAACCCCTTTCACTATGGGCATCGTTCTCTTGTGGAGGGAGTCTTACGGCTCGGCCGGTACGATCGAATCCTGGTCATTCCTACTTATCAATCCCCCTTAAAGGAACCTCATGGGGGTGCTTCCTGGGAGGATCGACTTGACATGCTTAATGCGGCCCTGGTGGGATATCCCTCTGTGACGGTGGATCTCTGTGAAATTCGGCGAGGGGGAATTTCGTATACTATCGATACTATCCGGGACATTGAGGCCCGCTATCAGCCGGAAGGTCCGATTGGCCTTGTGATGGGAGATGATGCCCTGCTAGGTTTTCACCGCTGGAAGGAAGCATCGCTTCTGGCAGAAAAGGTGGAATTTTTAGTAGGCCGACGGGAAATAACAGAGGGAACACAGAATTTCCCGTATTCTGTCAGAATGCTTCCCACCGAGGTGGTCCCCATTGCTTCCCGGGACATCCGGGAGCGGATCGCCTCCGGGAAAAGCTGGAAACACCTTGTTCCCTGTCGGGTGGCCTCCATCATTGAACAGCGAGGCTTATATGGGGCCTCATCTTTGCAGGAAAGATCACGATATTATGGTAACCTCGATGAGACCCTTCTAGACTTCTTAGAAGATCTGCTCCGATCCTGGCTTGATGGGGAGCGGTATGTTCATTCAAAAAATGTGGCCCTTTTAGCCAGTGAAATGGCGGCCCATTTTGGGTTGGATGCCCCCAGGGCCTACCTTGCGGGGCTAAGTCATGATATGTGCAAGGCCTTCTCTACGGATCGGCTTATTTCGCTGGCCCAGGAAGACGGTTTTCCGGTGGGGGTCCTGGAACAGAAAAAGCCCCCCCTTCTTCATGGGCGGGCGGCGGCGGTGCTTCTGAGCAAAACCTTTGCTATTACCGATGAAGAAGTCCTGGATGCCATTCGTTCCCATACTTTTGGGAATCCTCGTATGGGGCCCCTGGCGCAGGTTCTTTACATAGCAGATAAGATAGAACCGTCCCGACCTTTTGTTTCTCCTTTTTCAAAAAGCTGGCGGTCTTTTTCTCATCTGGAGGACCTTTTTCGATCCGTCTTTCTCGAAAACATCCAATATTTGCAACAAAAGAATCACATGATCCACGAGGATAGTATGGAATTGCTTGCTCAGCTTACGGGAGGGAAAACCTATGTCCCACATTAA
- a CDS encoding LCP family protein, translated as MSHIKIEGSVLLLLLIVSLVIGGVVVVVLSSTTDPMEKIIGEEQVLNVLFILEKEAVEQVLSAYVLMYYPPTRKAAIIDIPPETGLIIKNLNRVDSIDILYKRWNVEPFTKEVANLLGIPLHFTLVFSQDRLLKLVDLMDGLSVFIPQELEYEEGGKKKIILPTGRVTLDGAKTLQYLNYRMPEEEIESPEQRSSKIFLALLRRLQERFSFMQQPEVWKVSKTCFVTPLSDEHLQRLLTEVLRLDTERVAMHRISGLYREVSGKRLLFPSYEGELIREVVRQNVSLLVRQQEGNIPDRVFTLEILNGTPLSGLARRTGELMKGFGYDVISTGNAERNDYEKTLIIDRTNYPDMTKQLSGLLRCTNIVQERPNTEENTELSLETYRADYTIILGKDFNGRYVVR; from the coding sequence ATGTCCCACATTAAAATCGAAGGGAGTGTCCTGTTGCTTCTGCTGATTGTTTCTCTCGTTATTGGGGGCGTAGTCGTTGTTGTTCTTTCGAGCACTACCGATCCGATGGAAAAAATAATAGGAGAGGAACAGGTTCTCAACGTTCTTTTCATCCTGGAAAAAGAAGCGGTAGAACAGGTGTTGTCTGCCTATGTATTGATGTACTATCCTCCGACCCGCAAGGCTGCAATCATCGATATCCCCCCGGAAACAGGACTCATTATAAAAAACCTGAATCGGGTAGATAGTATTGATATTTTGTATAAGCGTTGGAATGTAGAACCTTTTACGAAAGAAGTGGCAAACCTTCTGGGAATTCCCCTTCATTTTACGCTGGTTTTCTCCCAGGATCGGCTCCTTAAATTGGTCGATCTTATGGATGGCCTTTCGGTTTTTATTCCTCAAGAGCTAGAATATGAAGAAGGAGGAAAAAAGAAAATCATACTTCCCACAGGAAGAGTCACCCTTGATGGGGCTAAAACCTTGCAATACCTCAATTATCGAATGCCAGAGGAAGAAATAGAAAGCCCAGAACAACGGAGTAGTAAAATATTCCTCGCCCTGCTACGCCGGTTGCAAGAACGATTTTCCTTTATGCAGCAACCAGAGGTATGGAAGGTAAGTAAAACCTGCTTTGTCACCCCTCTTTCTGACGAACATTTACAGCGTTTATTAACAGAGGTGCTCCGTTTAGATACCGAACGGGTGGCTATGCACCGAATTTCAGGTTTGTATCGGGAAGTGTCAGGAAAGAGGTTGCTTTTCCCTTCGTATGAAGGAGAATTAATCCGGGAGGTGGTACGGCAGAATGTGTCTCTTCTGGTGCGGCAACAGGAGGGTAACATTCCTGATCGGGTGTTTACCCTGGAAATTCTTAACGGAACTCCCCTTTCGGGGTTAGCCCGTAGAACTGGAGAGCTCATGAAAGGGTTTGGCTATGATGTTATTTCCACAGGTAATGCGGAACGGAACGATTATGAAAAGACCCTTATTATTGATAGAACAAACTATCCGGATATGACCAAACAGCTTTCTGGTCTTCTTCGTTGTACGAATATTGTGCAGGAACGGCCTAACACAGAAGAAAACACTGAATTAAGCCTTGAAACGTATCGGGCTGATTATACTATAATACTGGGAAAGGATTTTAATGGAAGGTATGTCGTTCGTTGA
- the rsfS gene encoding ribosome silencing factor, whose amino-acid sequence MSFVDYEGASKELGQLLVEHKGQKVVVLDLRSLNTWTDFFIIATTTSYTHQQGLHKYIKEYAANKKLTILHRHRRSPADDEWSLIDMGPIVIHLMSDRARSFYELERLWNGAPVIWKEEE is encoded by the coding sequence ATGTCGTTCGTTGATTATGAAGGGGCATCAAAAGAATTAGGGCAACTTCTTGTGGAACACAAGGGGCAGAAAGTGGTAGTCCTGGATTTACGATCCCTTAACACATGGACTGATTTTTTTATTATTGCCACCACCACAAGTTATACTCATCAGCAGGGGCTCCATAAATACATCAAGGAATATGCGGCAAATAAAAAGCTTACCATTCTGCATCGCCATCGCCGCTCTCCGGCGGATGATGAATGGAGCCTTATCGATATGGGACCTATTGTGATTCATCTTATGAGTGATCGGGCCCGCTCTTTCTATGAACTTGAACGGTTGTGGAATGGTGCCCCAGTCATCTGGAAGGAAGAGGAGTGA